A genomic segment from Nitrospira sp. encodes:
- a CDS encoding Gliding motility-associated ABC transporter substrate-binding protein GldG produces MEMNRHPMPVGAVGAGLAAAGLIAYSLVPEKLWLVTLLEGAALACLIWFLVTHFDRLKKLSAQRSTRMGANSALMVALFVAILAIVNFLTARHSVRWDFSENQNYTLAPETHRVLRGLTRDVAVTVFTREKDPGYQAYKERFDSYRQASPKLSVQFIDPERQPKVAQNYGITRTDIAIFESGPQSVRITSPAEVEITGALLRVSRDSKKRLVFLEGHGERSLEDKDRGGLAMTKEVLQKQGYDIGTVTLLRESAVPENTDVLIIAGPRRAVTQEEKERIRTYVDKGGHLMVLVDPDTQADVDDLLGTWGLELGRGVLVDLQDRLAQGDLTALLVRTFTDHEITHELTAAVLFPLARHLIFHEDKGKDWDYVPLARTSPRSWAETDIKGRVVSYNEKEDIQGPLALAAALTPKQASEEGKPRPALIIVGNSAFASNGFINFPGNSDFFQRSIGWLTEERDLISLTPKDPAVRPFVPNPLQERILLYVQVIFLPAMTFLSGLLVWRKRRRL; encoded by the coding sequence ATGGAAATGAATCGCCACCCGATGCCCGTCGGAGCTGTCGGGGCCGGCTTGGCCGCGGCGGGATTGATCGCCTATTCTTTGGTGCCTGAGAAACTCTGGCTCGTCACGCTCTTGGAAGGGGCGGCGCTGGCCTGTCTCATCTGGTTTCTTGTCACCCATTTCGATCGCCTGAAAAAACTTTCCGCACAACGATCCACCCGCATGGGCGCGAACAGTGCCCTCATGGTGGCGCTCTTTGTCGCCATTTTGGCCATCGTCAATTTCCTCACCGCCCGCCATTCCGTCCGCTGGGATTTCTCGGAAAACCAGAACTACACGCTGGCGCCGGAAACCCATCGCGTGCTTCGCGGCTTGACCCGAGACGTCGCCGTCACCGTCTTCACCAGGGAGAAAGACCCGGGGTATCAAGCCTACAAGGAACGGTTCGATAGTTACCGACAGGCCAGCCCCAAACTGAGCGTCCAGTTCATCGATCCCGAACGCCAGCCGAAGGTGGCGCAGAATTACGGCATCACCAGGACCGACATCGCCATCTTCGAAAGCGGTCCGCAGTCGGTTCGCATCACATCGCCAGCTGAAGTGGAGATCACGGGTGCCCTGCTCCGCGTCTCCAGGGACAGTAAGAAGCGGCTCGTGTTTTTGGAAGGCCACGGAGAACGGAGCCTGGAAGACAAAGACCGGGGCGGGCTCGCGATGACGAAAGAGGTGCTGCAAAAACAAGGCTACGACATCGGCACCGTCACCCTGCTCCGGGAATCCGCGGTGCCGGAGAACACCGACGTGCTGATCATTGCCGGGCCGCGTCGCGCAGTGACCCAGGAAGAAAAGGAACGGATCCGGACCTATGTCGACAAGGGCGGACACCTCATGGTGCTGGTCGATCCGGACACGCAGGCCGATGTGGATGATCTGCTGGGCACGTGGGGGCTGGAATTGGGACGCGGCGTCCTGGTCGACCTGCAAGATCGGCTGGCGCAGGGTGATCTCACCGCCCTCTTGGTCCGCACCTTTACGGACCATGAAATTACGCACGAACTGACCGCCGCCGTGTTGTTTCCCCTGGCCCGCCACTTGATCTTTCACGAGGACAAGGGCAAAGACTGGGACTATGTGCCCCTCGCCCGCACCTCACCGCGCAGCTGGGCCGAGACCGATATCAAGGGACGTGTCGTGAGTTACAACGAAAAGGAAGACATCCAAGGCCCCTTGGCGTTGGCGGCAGCCTTGACTCCGAAACAGGCCTCCGAAGAAGGAAAACCCAGGCCCGCACTCATCATCGTCGGCAACTCCGCCTTTGCCAGCAACGGCTTCATTAATTTTCCCGGCAACAGTGATTTTTTTCAACGTTCGATCGGATGGCTCACGGAAGAGCGCGATCTCATTTCACTCACGCCCAAAGATCCGGCGGTCCGTCCCTTTGTACCCAACCCGCTGCAGGAACGCATCCTGCTCTATGTCCAAGTCATCTTCCTTCCGGCTATGACATTCCTCTCCGGCCTCCTGGTCTGGCGGAAACGGCGCCGCCTGTAA
- a CDS encoding putative MFS-type transporter has product MSLDVADGTVSRGWRLIKTKDFGLLWWGQVTSQVGEGLNKVALLWFVYGLTGSAMKMTVVGLLQTIPPLLFGPLIGVYLDRWHKKQVMVWVDLLRAVLTFMIPALYAADVLSIEGLYALIFLTSVVSTVFGPALVSAVPLLVRPSELVSANALIQGTNNIGMLLGPAISGVMIALIDAENVLFVNSATFLISALCLLPIRFMVSQAQPAQVSPSFWKELSIGFRFVFRHQSMVLTLVVVSSLYNLGVSAFVFILPVYAKEFLQVGPVQLGWLWSALGVGMLTVSTWLAWKQHCDMQGRLRIVVSGMTVGGIAVCSLSFLETPLVAAAVVVVIGGSTAVLNPIVWALLQEVTPEPLIGRVLTTFSVGSMAAAMVGMMGFGWVTDAVGPAASLVGLGLVLLLTAGVAVQCTRRTIGLNTAVA; this is encoded by the coding sequence ATGTCTCTCGATGTAGCGGACGGAACGGTCAGTCGAGGGTGGCGTCTCATCAAAACGAAAGACTTCGGGTTGCTCTGGTGGGGTCAGGTGACGTCTCAGGTTGGTGAGGGGCTGAATAAGGTCGCTCTCTTATGGTTCGTCTATGGGTTGACCGGATCGGCGATGAAAATGACCGTCGTGGGACTGTTGCAGACGATTCCTCCGCTGCTCTTCGGACCTCTGATCGGGGTGTATCTGGATCGGTGGCACAAGAAGCAGGTGATGGTATGGGTGGATCTGCTTCGAGCGGTCTTAACCTTCATGATCCCGGCTCTGTATGCGGCCGACGTGCTGTCGATCGAAGGTTTGTATGCGCTGATTTTTCTGACGTCCGTGGTGTCCACGGTATTCGGCCCAGCGCTAGTCTCAGCCGTGCCCCTCCTGGTTCGGCCGTCCGAATTGGTGTCCGCCAATGCGCTGATTCAAGGGACCAACAACATCGGTATGCTCTTGGGCCCTGCGATCAGCGGCGTGATGATCGCGTTGATCGATGCGGAGAATGTGTTGTTCGTCAATTCGGCGACGTTCTTGATCTCCGCCTTGTGTCTCTTGCCTATTCGCTTTATGGTCTCTCAGGCGCAACCGGCCCAGGTGTCTCCGTCCTTCTGGAAAGAACTGTCCATCGGTTTCCGGTTCGTGTTCAGGCACCAGTCGATGGTCCTGACATTGGTGGTGGTTTCGTCGTTGTACAATCTCGGGGTCAGCGCATTCGTCTTTATCCTGCCAGTGTATGCCAAGGAATTTCTTCAGGTCGGACCGGTGCAATTGGGATGGCTGTGGTCGGCTCTGGGCGTCGGGATGTTGACGGTCTCGACCTGGTTGGCCTGGAAACAGCACTGTGACATGCAGGGCCGTTTGCGCATCGTGGTGAGCGGAATGACGGTCGGAGGGATTGCGGTCTGCAGCCTCAGTTTCCTTGAAACACCGCTCGTCGCGGCAGCCGTCGTCGTTGTCATCGGAGGGAGTACTGCGGTGCTGAATCCGATCGTCTGGGCCTTGCTGCAGGAAGTGACACCGGAACCCCTCATCGGCCGAGTGTTGACGACGTTCAGCGTGGGGTCGATGGCAGCGGCGATGGTCGGCATGATGGGATTCGGCTGGGTGACCGACGCAGTCGGACCGGCGGCGAGCCTCGTGGGATTGGGCCTAGTATTGTTATTGACGGCGGGAGTGGCCGTGCAATGTACCCGTCGAACGATCGGTTTGAATACGGCGGTGGCGTAA
- a CDS encoding Gliding motility-associated ABC transporter permease protein GldF, protein MAPVQALIAKELRSSFVSPIVYVVGGVFLLTFGFLAYLYIVFTGAQAIQLMQMQGGMAQINLNDLVFRNLFASMRFVLLLILPILTMRLLAEERKLRTFEFLMTAPIRTTDIIVGKFMSVYLVFLGMLLVTTLVPLTLALFSDFDWYPILTGYLGLALLGGFFLAVGLFASSITENQIVAAFTSFGLLLMCWLLAGLGALLGDTPAGNVVSYLSFMEHFDHLVRGLVDTKDLVYYISGTVLMLFLAHRIVDSSRWK, encoded by the coding sequence ATGGCACCTGTTCAAGCCCTCATCGCGAAGGAACTGCGCTCTTCTTTCGTCTCGCCGATCGTCTACGTGGTCGGCGGAGTCTTTCTGCTGACCTTCGGGTTCCTGGCGTACCTCTATATCGTCTTCACCGGAGCTCAGGCCATCCAGTTGATGCAGATGCAGGGCGGCATGGCGCAGATCAACCTGAACGACCTCGTCTTCCGCAACCTCTTTGCCAGCATGCGGTTCGTCCTGTTGCTGATTCTCCCCATCTTGACCATGCGCTTGCTGGCCGAGGAACGGAAGCTTCGCACCTTCGAATTTCTCATGACCGCCCCGATACGGACCACCGACATCATCGTCGGAAAATTCATGAGCGTCTATCTCGTGTTTCTCGGGATGCTCCTCGTGACCACCTTGGTCCCGCTCACCCTGGCGCTCTTCAGCGATTTCGACTGGTATCCGATCCTCACAGGATATCTCGGTTTGGCCCTGCTCGGCGGGTTCTTTCTCGCCGTAGGTCTCTTCGCCTCATCCATCACGGAAAATCAAATCGTGGCCGCCTTCACCAGCTTCGGCCTGCTCCTGATGTGCTGGCTCCTGGCCGGGCTCGGCGCGCTCCTGGGTGATACGCCGGCCGGTAATGTGGTGTCGTATTTATCGTTCATGGAACACTTCGATCATTTGGTGCGCGGTCTGGTCGATACGAAAGACCTGGTGTATTACATCAGCGGAACCGTCCTGATGTTGTTCCTCGCCCACCGGATTGTGGATTCGTCGCGATGGAAATGA
- a CDS encoding putative MFS-type transporter — protein sequence MRRGRPSTQAVLIELHDAQTRYADGTVHASKLTHRWLLTRDFSLMWWSQVFSQVADGVSKLALLWFVYAITGSPLKTAVIGLLQTLPPIVLGPFIGVMVDRLSKKALLIGSDLARGVLIGLIPCWVSVQNFTVESLYVLTFLYGIATAVFVPALSSAVPFMVRRPQYTAANALLQSTTSFGIIIGPALSGIGIAFSGSQEVLCMNAVTYLVSAACLLPIRLQGVDVAHGEGMATHMIRHMVEGVRYALLTHRHLLLLILMASLYTFGTGAFTTLFPVFGRNLLGLGPVEVGYLWSWLGVGLFLTSLALIRLSAWSLRRRAFAIVASAMLGGAAVCALVWARDFRVASLLAVCIGTGFGAWTPIAWGIIQETVPSGMVGRVMAVYTAVATATSMVGMSVFGWVVESFGSSAGVIGIGTVLFVLASAGSWFSRSVHASA from the coding sequence ATGAGACGTGGGAGGCCATCAACGCAGGCTGTTCTGATCGAACTGCATGATGCGCAGACCCGCTACGCAGACGGTACGGTCCATGCCTCAAAGCTGACGCACCGATGGTTGCTCACTCGGGATTTCAGTTTGATGTGGTGGAGTCAGGTGTTCTCGCAAGTCGCCGACGGGGTCAGTAAACTGGCTCTGTTGTGGTTCGTCTACGCGATCACCGGATCTCCACTGAAGACCGCCGTGATCGGTCTGTTGCAGACCTTGCCTCCGATTGTCCTCGGTCCGTTCATCGGGGTGATGGTCGACCGGCTTTCCAAGAAGGCCCTCTTGATCGGCAGCGACCTCGCCCGTGGCGTGCTGATCGGCTTAATCCCCTGTTGGGTGTCGGTTCAGAACTTCACCGTGGAGTCTCTCTACGTGTTGACGTTCCTTTACGGGATCGCCACCGCCGTCTTCGTACCTGCCCTGTCCTCCGCCGTGCCGTTCATGGTGCGTCGGCCGCAATATACCGCCGCGAATGCGCTGCTCCAGAGCACGACGAGCTTCGGCATCATCATCGGACCGGCTTTGAGCGGGATCGGTATTGCGTTTTCCGGTTCTCAAGAGGTGCTCTGTATGAATGCCGTCACCTATTTGGTCTCGGCCGCGTGCCTCTTACCGATCCGATTGCAAGGTGTGGACGTTGCCCATGGCGAAGGCATGGCGACGCACATGATTCGCCATATGGTCGAAGGGGTTCGCTATGCCTTGCTCACGCACCGTCACCTGCTGCTCCTGATTCTGATGGCTTCCCTGTACACATTCGGCACCGGGGCGTTCACGACGCTGTTCCCCGTGTTCGGACGGAATCTACTCGGGCTCGGGCCGGTCGAAGTCGGGTATCTCTGGTCGTGGTTGGGGGTGGGGTTGTTTCTGACCTCGCTGGCCTTAATCAGGTTGAGCGCTTGGAGTCTTCGCCGTCGCGCCTTCGCCATTGTCGCGTCCGCGATGCTCGGAGGCGCTGCAGTCTGCGCCTTGGTGTGGGCCAGAGACTTTCGAGTCGCGTCCCTGCTCGCGGTCTGCATCGGGACCGGGTTCGGCGCATGGACGCCGATCGCCTGGGGCATCATTCAGGAAACGGTTCCATCCGGCATGGTGGGGCGGGTCATGGCGGTGTACACAGCTGTCGCCACGGCCACGTCGATGGTAGGGATGAGTGTTTTCGGGTGGGTTGTGGAATCGTTCGGGTCCTCTGCCGGGGTGATCGGCATTGGAACCGTTCTGTTTGTGTTGGCATCGGCCGGTAGCTGGTTCAGTCGGAGCGTCCACGCGTCCGCGTGA
- a CDS encoding Gliding motility-associated ABC transporter ATP-binding protein GldA, protein MIDVRNITKRYGNLTAIDRVTFRVEKGEVLAFLGPNGAGKTTTMRILTCFMPATEGSAQVAGFDCADQPEAVKQRIGYLPETPPVYQELTVFEYLSFVGRLRGLSGAELKTGMDRVVERLSLGSVRQRLIANLSRGYRQRVGLAQALIHDPPVLILDEPTVGLDPKQIIEIRELIKSLAGSHSVILSTHILPEATAVCQRVVIINGGRIVAEDTPDQLSARLRRSEKISITLKAPPSDARDRFREVAGVDHVSATADPGTFLIECALGKDIREDVARFAVRQGWGLLEMKPVSMTLEDVFLRLTQHEDSLSQPNGTTESE, encoded by the coding sequence ATGATCGACGTTCGCAACATCACCAAACGGTATGGAAACCTCACCGCGATCGATCGCGTCACCTTTCGGGTCGAGAAAGGCGAGGTGCTGGCATTTCTCGGCCCGAACGGGGCGGGAAAAACCACGACCATGCGCATTCTCACCTGCTTCATGCCGGCGACGGAAGGATCGGCGCAGGTGGCAGGATTCGATTGCGCAGATCAACCGGAAGCGGTGAAGCAACGAATCGGCTATCTGCCTGAAACGCCGCCGGTCTATCAGGAACTCACGGTCTTCGAATATCTCTCCTTCGTGGGACGGCTCCGTGGGCTCAGCGGCGCCGAGCTGAAGACCGGCATGGATCGTGTGGTTGAACGGCTCTCCTTGGGCTCGGTCCGTCAGCGGCTCATCGCCAACCTGTCGCGCGGCTATCGCCAGCGGGTTGGCCTTGCCCAAGCATTGATCCACGATCCGCCTGTCCTGATTTTGGACGAGCCCACGGTCGGCCTCGACCCGAAACAAATCATCGAAATCAGGGAATTGATCAAGAGCCTGGCCGGCTCACACTCGGTCATCTTGAGCACGCACATCCTGCCGGAAGCGACCGCTGTCTGTCAGCGCGTGGTCATCATCAACGGAGGGCGCATCGTCGCCGAAGATACGCCGGACCAATTGTCGGCACGCCTGCGACGGTCGGAAAAAATCAGCATCACCCTCAAGGCGCCTCCATCCGACGCGCGCGACCGATTCCGCGAGGTCGCAGGGGTGGATCATGTGTCGGCGACCGCCGATCCCGGCACCTTCCTCATTGAATGTGCGTTGGGCAAGGATATCCGAGAAGATGTGGCACGTTTTGCCGTCAGACAGGGCTGGGGCCTGTTGGAAATGAAACCGGTCTCCATGACCCTGGAAGATGTCTTCCTCCGGTTGACCCAACATGAAGACAGCCTGTCCCAACCGAATGGGACCACCGAAAGTGAATAA